Genomic segment of Candidatus Eisenbacteria bacterium:
GCTCCCGCCACCAGGCAGCACGCGCCGCTCATCGCGAGCGACACGATCGTGATCGTGGTGCGCCCCATGCGATCCGCGAACACGCCGGCCGCGAAGCTGCCAATGCCGCCCACCGCAATCACCGCAAACGCGGCGAGGCTGGCACTCGACGAAGCGATCCCCCGCGCCGCGAAGCTCGCGATGAGAAACGCCGGGATCCAGGTCCACATCGCATAGAGCTCCCACATGTGGCCCAGGTAGCCGAGATTCGCGAGCACCATCTCGCGATCACGCGCGATTTCGGCCACGTAGCGCCAGCGAAAGGGCGGTGCCGCGACGCGCTCTGGCCCCTCGCGCACGAACACGGCGATGAGCACCGCTCCCGCCGCTGCGAGCGCAGCGGCCGTGTGAAGAATCCCGCGCCAGTCGCTGGTCGCGCCGAGTGCGCGCAACAAGTGAGGCGACGCCGAGCCCATCGCGAGTGCTCCGACGAGCAGGCCGATCGCGCGCCCGCGATCCGCGCGTGTCCAGGTGGCCATGATCTTCATGCCCACGGGATAGACGCCGGCGAGCGCCACTCCGGTGAGGAAGCGCAGCGCGAGTGCGACCGGCAGCCCGGTCGCCATGCGCGCGATCAGCTCGGTCGCGAGCGCCGCGACGAGCGACGACACGGTGACGAGCACGCGCGAGGCAACGCGATCGCTCAGATTCAGCAGTGCCGAAAGCAGAGCCCCCACCACGAAGCCGATTTGCACCGACATCGTGAGCCACGCGCGGCCGGCATCATCGAGCCGCCACTCACGGGTGAGCGCCGGCACCACCGCTGAGGCCGAGAACCAGGTCGCCATGGCGAGCAGTTCCGCGAACGAAAGGATCAGCAACGTGCGCCATTTGCCGAAGAGGAGGTCAGGCATCGCGAGAACGTACCAATTTCGTCCGCGGCGAGACGGCCACCCCGCGGAATGCGGTTCCGGTGGCCGCGGGGCGGAAGTCGCATACTGTCGGCCGACGGCCACGACCCGCGAAGCGCCCCAGGAATCCGGGAGAATTCGACGCCATGAAATTTGGCGTGCTTGCGCTCGACTACGACGGGACCATCTCGACCGCGAATGGAATCCACCCTGCGGTGCGCGATGCCATCGCCGCGCTGCGTGATCGGCGCATCGCCGTGTTGCTCGTCACCGGGCGGATCATCCAAGACCTTCGGACTCAGGTCGGAGATTTGCGCCAGTTCGACGCCATCGTCGGCGAGAACGGCGCGGTGCTGCTGTTCCCCGAATCGGGACGCAGCCAGTTGCTCGGCCCCGCACCCGATCCCCACTTCCTCGCCGAACTCACGA
This window contains:
- a CDS encoding MFS transporter, whose product is MPDLLFGKWRTLLILSFAELLAMATWFSASAVVPALTREWRLDDAGRAWLTMSVQIGFVVGALLSALLNLSDRVASRVLVTVSSLVAALATELIARMATGLPVALALRFLTGVALAGVYPVGMKIMATWTRADRGRAIGLLVGALAMGSASPHLLRALGATSDWRGILHTAAALAAAGAVLIAVFVREGPERVAAPPFRWRYVAEIARDREMVLANLGYLGHMWELYAMWTWIPAFLIASFAARGIASSSASLAAFAVIAVGGIGSFAAGVFADRMGRTTITIVSLAMSGACCLVAGALFGAPPWLLIALCLVWGFAVVADSAQFSACISELCEPAFMGTALTLQTSLGFLLTLVTIRLVPLIEMRSGWGWAFAMLAIGPVVGAWAMAALRGSPRAGRLAGGRG